GAAGGCGTAGGCAAAGTCCTCGCCGAGCTGAAAGAAACCTTCGAATACGTGGTATGCGATTCACCGGCCGGTATCGAAACCGGTGCTCACCTGGCGATGTACTTCGCCGATGAAGCGATCGTCGTGACCAACCCGGAAGTGTCCTCGGTCCGTGACTCGGACCGTATGCTTGGCCTGCTGGCCAGCAAGTCCCAGCGCGCCGAGAAAGGCGAAGACCCGATCAAGGAACACCTGCTGCTCACCCGTTATAACCCTGAGCGCGTCAGCAATGGCGAAATGCTCGGCGTTGAAGACGTCAAGGACATCCTCGCCGTGACCCTGCTGGGTGTGATTCCGGAATCCCAGGCCGTGCTGAAGGCTTCCAACCAGGGCGTGCCAGTGATTCTCGACGACCAGAGCGACGCCGGCCAGGCATACAGCGATGCCGTCGACCGTCTGCTGGGCAAGACCGTGGAACACCGCTTCCTCGATGTAAAGAAGAAGGGATTCTTCGAGCGTATCTTTGGAGGCAACTAAACAATGAAATTTCTCGACTTCTTTCGCGCCAACAAAAAACCCAGTACCGCATCGGTCGCGAAAGAGCGTCTACAGATCATCGTGGCGCACGAA
This genomic stretch from Pseudomonas orientalis harbors:
- the minD gene encoding septum site-determining protein MinD is translated as MAKILVVTSGKGGVGKTTTSAAIGTGLALRGHKTVIVDFDVGLRNLDLIMGCERRVVYDFVNVVNGEANLQQALIKDKRLENLYVLAASQTRDKDALTKEGVGKVLAELKETFEYVVCDSPAGIETGAHLAMYFADEAIVVTNPEVSSVRDSDRMLGLLASKSQRAEKGEDPIKEHLLLTRYNPERVSNGEMLGVEDVKDILAVTLLGVIPESQAVLKASNQGVPVILDDQSDAGQAYSDAVDRLLGKTVEHRFLDVKKKGFFERIFGGN